One Lytechinus variegatus isolate NC3 chromosome 11, Lvar_3.0, whole genome shotgun sequence DNA segment encodes these proteins:
- the LOC121424399 gene encoding recQ-mediated genome instability protein 2-like translates to MAQGRLNKAAVKIFIRMLGEKDVLSTMDPEGLVWLEGRLLSVDEAKNIAVLFDSTGKARIDYSSVRKLRSQKDGLISADSYVMIVGKVESYPPDPLIKAIKISPISSSEVEEVMWGMEVEDQHREVYRKRYQKRIKKYGDPMALCPLGY, encoded by the exons ATGGCCCAAGGCAGACTGAACAAAGCTGCtgtaaagatattcattcgTATGCTTGGAGAGAAAGATGTCTTATCTACCATGGACCCTGAAG GCCTTGTTTGGCTTGAGGGACGACTCCTAAGTGTCGACGAAGCAAAGAACATTGCCGTTCTCTTTGACTCGACGGGTAAAGCCAGAATAGACTACAGCAGTGTTAGGAAGCTTCGGTCACAAAAAGATGGTCTTATCTCAG CTGATTCTTATGTGATGATCGTGGGTAAGGTGGAGTCCTATCCCCCGGACCCTCTCATCAAGGCGATCAAGATTTCACCCATCAGCAGTTCCGAGGTCGAGGAGGTCATGTGGGGAATGGAGGTGGAGGACCAACACAGGGAGGTCTACAGGAAGCGGTACCAGAAACGGATCAAGAAGTATGGAGATCCCATGGCCCTCTGTCCACTTGGTTACTAG